In Chryseobacterium lactis, a single genomic region encodes these proteins:
- a CDS encoding Fur family transcriptional regulator translates to MDTVQKEKNIALIKDVLRNYLLEKGFRNTPERYTILEEIYNMDHHFNVDDLYLLMMQKKYHVSKATIYNTIEIFLDAGLIRKHQFGEKTLTSSSYEKSYFDKQHDHLVIYKKDSDKEIEEIIEFCDPRIQGIKEAIEEAFGVKIDSHSLYFYGTKND, encoded by the coding sequence ATGGATACAGTACAAAAAGAAAAGAATATAGCTTTGATCAAGGATGTTTTAAGAAATTACCTTTTAGAAAAAGGGTTCAGAAACACTCCTGAAAGATATACGATATTGGAAGAGATTTATAATATGGATCATCACTTTAATGTTGATGACCTGTATCTTCTGATGATGCAGAAGAAATACCATGTTTCTAAAGCAACCATTTACAATACTATTGAGATTTTCCTAGATGCAGGTTTGATCCGTAAGCATCAGTTCGGAGAAAAAACATTGACCTCTTCATCTTATGAGAAGTCTTATTTTGACAAACAACATGATCACCTGGTGATCTACAAAAAAGATTCTGATAAAGAAATTGAAGAAATTATTGAATTCTGTGACCCAAGAATCCAGGGAATCAAAGAAGCCATTGAAGAAGCTTTTGGCGTAAAAATTGATTCTCATTCGCTGTATTTCTATGGCACTAAGAATGACTAA
- a CDS encoding KUP/HAK/KT family potassium transporter, protein MADVTEDGYHFDIKKLSFIGVLVSLGIVFGDIGTSPLYVMKAIVNARNQGSNMPFNEYIEGALSCIIWTLTLQTTIKYVIIALRADNKGEGGILALFSLVRNLKKGWLYLIAIVGAAALIADGVITPSLTVMSAIEGLEIYNPHTPVVPITIGILIVIFVVQQFGTSFIGKFFGPVMVVWFLVLGGLGVMHLSENFEILRSFNPYYAYKLIVNSPSAIVILGAVFLCTTGAEALYSDLGHCGAKNIRVSWGFVKVMLILNYLGQGAWLLTNYSKPGFSVVNPFFGIMEEWMIIPGVILATAAAIIASQALITGSFTIFSEAMSLNLWPNQKIDYPSGVKGQMYIPRINWGLLILCIIVVLHFRESGKMEAAYGLSITVTMLMTTILLIFWLLKHRISKVLILFFALTYLSIELGFFSANIIKFMEGGWITVVLAGSIGLSMYAWYNGRLIKTRFIQFVKIEKYVSILKDMKLDETIPKYATNLAYLSRAKRNDEVESKIIYSIIKKQPKRADHYFILSIVNQEDPYTFKYTVDEILPGTVYKINFLLGFKVDRRINDYFNMVLKDLMAEETIPSRSSHPSLRAHNIPPDLKYVIIDNTYINDILLTVKQKIILNIYNFVKYIGSDDFKAWGVSSHNVEVESAPITELTVYDNKIEQSGYFRHNS, encoded by the coding sequence ATGGCAGACGTTACAGAAGATGGTTATCATTTTGATATAAAAAAACTTTCTTTTATTGGAGTTTTAGTTTCTCTCGGAATTGTTTTTGGAGATATAGGAACCTCACCGCTTTACGTAATGAAAGCGATTGTAAATGCAAGGAATCAAGGGAGTAATATGCCCTTTAACGAATATATAGAAGGAGCACTTTCCTGTATTATTTGGACACTGACCCTTCAGACTACCATCAAATATGTGATCATTGCTCTAAGAGCGGATAACAAAGGAGAAGGAGGTATTTTAGCCTTGTTTTCACTAGTTAGAAACCTCAAAAAAGGATGGTTGTATCTTATAGCAATTGTAGGAGCAGCCGCACTTATTGCAGATGGCGTGATTACGCCGTCGCTTACAGTGATGTCGGCCATTGAAGGTTTGGAAATTTATAATCCCCATACGCCTGTTGTTCCTATCACCATTGGAATTTTGATTGTAATCTTTGTGGTACAGCAATTCGGAACCAGCTTTATCGGGAAGTTTTTTGGCCCTGTAATGGTGGTCTGGTTTTTGGTATTGGGCGGTTTGGGAGTAATGCATTTAAGCGAAAATTTTGAGATTTTAAGATCTTTCAATCCTTATTATGCATACAAGCTTATTGTAAATTCACCAAGTGCAATCGTTATTTTAGGTGCAGTCTTCCTTTGTACTACCGGGGCAGAAGCTCTTTATTCAGATTTGGGACACTGTGGTGCCAAAAATATAAGAGTAAGCTGGGGCTTTGTAAAGGTTATGCTTATTCTAAACTATCTTGGGCAGGGAGCATGGCTTCTGACCAATTACAGCAAGCCTGGATTTTCTGTAGTAAACCCGTTCTTTGGGATTATGGAAGAGTGGATGATTATCCCGGGTGTTATTTTAGCAACTGCAGCAGCAATTATCGCCAGCCAGGCGTTAATTACAGGTTCTTTTACCATTTTCTCAGAAGCAATGTCTCTTAACTTATGGCCTAATCAGAAAATTGATTACCCTTCAGGGGTTAAAGGGCAGATGTATATTCCAAGAATCAATTGGGGACTTTTGATCTTGTGTATTATTGTAGTACTGCATTTCAGAGAATCGGGAAAAATGGAAGCGGCCTATGGTCTTTCCATTACAGTAACGATGTTGATGACAACAATTCTACTTATTTTCTGGTTATTGAAACATAGAATAAGTAAAGTCTTAATATTATTCTTTGCTTTGACGTATTTGTCTATTGAACTAGGGTTCTTTAGTGCCAATATTATCAAATTCATGGAAGGAGGTTGGATTACAGTTGTATTAGCCGGTTCCATAGGATTATCTATGTATGCCTGGTATAATGGTCGACTGATCAAGACAAGATTTATCCAGTTTGTAAAAATTGAAAAATATGTTTCTATTCTTAAAGATATGAAACTGGATGAAACTATTCCGAAATATGCAACCAATCTGGCTTATTTGAGCCGTGCAAAAAGAAATGATGAGGTAGAATCAAAAATTATTTATTCCATCATCAAAAAACAGCCAAAAAGAGCAGATCATTACTTTATTTTAAGCATTGTCAATCAGGAAGATCCATATACATTCAAATATACGGTAGATGAAATTCTGCCTGGAACGGTTTATAAAATTAATTTCCTTTTAGGATTTAAAGTAGACCGAAGAATCAATGATTATTTTAATATGGTGCTTAAAGATTTAATGGCAGAGGAAACCATTCCTTCAAGAAGCAGCCATCCGTCTTTAAGAGCTCATAATATACCACCGGATCTGAAATATGTGATTATTGATAACACCTATATCAACGATATTCTTTTGACTGTTAAACAGAAGATTATCCTTAATATCTACAACTTTGTTAAGTATATAGGAAGTGATGACTTTAAGGCTTGGGGAGTGTCTTCTCACAACGTTGAAGTAGAATCTGCACCGATCACAGAACTGACTGTTTATGACAATAAGATCGAACAATCTGGTTACTTCCGACACAATTCCTGA
- a CDS encoding pyruvate dehydrogenase complex E1 component subunit beta gives MAEYTFREVIAQAMSEEMRKDESIYLMGEEVAEYNGAYKASKGMLDEFGPKRVIDTPIAELGFTGISVGAAMNGNRPIVEFMTFNFSLVGIDQIINNAAKIRQMSGGQWNCPIVFRGPTASAGQLGATHSQAFEGWFANCPGLKVVVPSNPYDAKGLLKTAIQDNDPVIFMESEQMYGDKMEIPEEEYYLPIGKADIKREGKDVTLVSFGKIMKLAIQAAEDMEKEGISVEVIDLRTVRPLDFDTILESVKKTNRLVILEEAWPFGSISSEITYMVQQKAFDYLDAPIKRITTPDAPAPYSAALFAEWFPKLEKVKEEIKKAMYVK, from the coding sequence ATGGCAGAATATACTTTTCGTGAGGTAATTGCACAGGCAATGAGCGAGGAAATGCGTAAAGACGAATCCATCTATCTGATGGGGGAGGAAGTTGCAGAATATAATGGTGCATATAAAGCTTCAAAAGGAATGCTGGATGAATTTGGTCCGAAAAGAGTAATTGACACTCCAATTGCAGAGCTTGGATTTACCGGGATCTCTGTTGGTGCAGCAATGAACGGTAACAGACCAATCGTAGAATTTATGACATTCAATTTCTCTTTGGTAGGAATTGATCAGATTATCAATAACGCGGCTAAAATCCGTCAGATGAGTGGCGGGCAGTGGAACTGTCCAATCGTTTTCCGTGGCCCTACTGCTTCTGCAGGACAATTAGGAGCTACTCACTCTCAGGCTTTTGAAGGTTGGTTTGCCAACTGTCCTGGTCTTAAAGTAGTAGTACCTTCTAATCCTTATGATGCAAAAGGATTGTTGAAAACAGCGATCCAGGATAATGACCCGGTAATCTTCATGGAATCTGAGCAGATGTACGGTGATAAAATGGAAATTCCTGAGGAAGAATATTACTTACCAATAGGAAAAGCTGATATCAAGAGAGAAGGAAAAGATGTTACTTTAGTTTCTTTCGGTAAAATCATGAAGTTGGCTATTCAGGCAGCTGAAGATATGGAAAAAGAAGGAATCTCTGTTGAAGTGATTGATCTTAGAACCGTTCGTCCTCTTGATTTTGATACAATTTTAGAATCTGTAAAGAAAACAAATAGATTAGTTATTTTAGAAGAAGCTTGGCCGTTTGGTTCAATTTCTTCGGAAATTACATACATGGTACAGCAAAAAGCATTCGATTATCTGGATGCTCCAATCAAGAGAATTACCACTCCTGATGCACCTGCACCTTATTCTGCAGCATTATTTGCAGAGTGGTTCCCTAAGCTTGAAAAAGTAAAAGAGGAAATTAAAAAGGCGATGTACGTAAAATAG
- a CDS encoding RNA polymerase sigma factor has protein sequence MSTEQEKTFVDFFKPNQRLIHKICKIYTNNPEDHQDLFQEITIQLWKSFSGFKGEAKFSTWMYRVALNTAIALFRKPQKKNMQTSEIDVSSLKMEYEDYEDDEHKLKKMYKAIYELSDVEKALIMLYLEDKPYKEIGDILGITEGNARVKMNRAKNNLKNKISTK, from the coding sequence ATGAGCACAGAACAGGAGAAGACTTTTGTAGATTTTTTTAAGCCCAATCAACGGCTTATTCATAAAATATGTAAAATATATACCAATAATCCCGAAGACCATCAGGACCTTTTTCAGGAAATAACCATCCAGTTATGGAAATCTTTTTCAGGATTTAAAGGAGAAGCAAAATTTTCTACCTGGATGTATCGTGTAGCTCTGAATACAGCCATTGCTCTGTTCAGGAAACCTCAAAAAAAGAACATGCAGACCTCTGAAATAGATGTTTCGTCTCTGAAAATGGAATATGAAGATTACGAAGATGATGAACATAAACTGAAGAAGATGTACAAAGCAATTTATGAATTATCTGATGTAGAAAAAGCTTTAATAATGTTATACCTGGAAGATAAACCTTACAAAGAGATTGGTGACATTCTGGGAATCACCGAAGGGAATGCAAGAGTGAAAATGAACAGAGCAAAAAACAATTTAAAAAATAAAATAAGCACAAAATAA
- a CDS encoding DUF2147 domain-containing protein, with the protein MKKLLLTFALSLFGVLTFAQIEGKWKTIDDETKQAKSIVEIFKKSDGKYYGKVSQLLIKPADPNCTPCKDDRKGKPILGLEIIRGLQKDGDEFTGGSITDPKTGKTYKCTITRSGDKLNVRGYLGLSLLGRTQVWEKAN; encoded by the coding sequence ATGAAAAAATTATTATTAACATTCGCGCTTTCTTTATTCGGTGTGCTTACTTTTGCACAGATAGAAGGCAAGTGGAAAACAATAGATGACGAAACAAAACAGGCAAAATCTATTGTGGAGATATTTAAAAAGTCAGATGGGAAATATTATGGAAAAGTTTCTCAATTGTTGATAAAACCTGCTGATCCCAATTGTACACCTTGTAAGGATGACAGAAAAGGAAAACCAATTTTGGGATTGGAAATCATCAGAGGATTACAAAAAGATGGAGATGAGTTTACAGGCGGAAGCATTACTGATCCTAAAACAGGGAAAACGTACAAATGTACAATTACACGAAGCGGAGATAAGCTGAATGTAAGAGGTTACTTAGGACTATCTTTATTAGGAAGAACCCAGGTTTGGGAGAAAGCTAATTAA
- a CDS encoding LTA synthase family protein, with translation MKKEIRKQEILVLLYRIFLAYFFYQIARLLFWYFNKDLIKVDSVSEYIKLAYHGIAFDTTAILYVNALFILLSLLPLVINTKKGFQKVLFWIYFITNGVAYGMNFGDFIYYKFSQARLTSAVFQVAEHESNVSQTLMISIGQHPFVFIWYVILMALWVFLYKKIKIEERKPVQLIPYFIFSILTLCITTVLVVGGIRGDFKHSTRPINMVDATRFVANPLQGNVVLNSTFSFFRTLNTNNFKEVHFVDEKYIDENVQPYKVYDRKVENRPNIVIFIVESFGREYSGAFNKEKNIKDYVSYTPFMDSLAGQSLIFPNAFANGRQSIHGMSSVLAGIPSLTDAFTGSPYSNQKIQSIVSVCNDLGYDTSFYHGAPNGSMGFLGFGNILGFKHYFGKTEYNHDEDFDGMWAIWDEPFLQYFAKNVGKKQPFMTTVFTASSHHPFKIPEKYNDKFKKGKIEMHEPIQYTDYAIKKYFETAKKEPWFHNTIFVFTGDHTNQIYYPEYEKAMNRFAVPLIFYSPNPDYQLKGVNPEMAQQTDIYPTLADLIGYNKPIRSWGRSLVSDKDYSSIIVNSDGSTEQFMIGNYIYRFDGKDIVGVYDKADLGLEKNLIKELKTPEVEKGKQTAKAWYQDYMNRVINRKLN, from the coding sequence ATGAAAAAGGAAATTAGAAAACAGGAAATTCTGGTTTTATTGTACAGAATTTTTTTAGCATACTTTTTTTATCAGATCGCAAGACTTTTATTCTGGTACTTTAATAAAGACCTGATAAAAGTTGATTCCGTTTCAGAGTATATAAAGCTGGCTTATCATGGTATAGCTTTCGATACCACTGCGATTTTATACGTTAATGCACTATTCATACTTCTGAGTCTTTTGCCGTTGGTAATCAATACCAAAAAAGGCTTTCAAAAAGTTCTGTTCTGGATTTACTTCATTACCAATGGGGTAGCATACGGAATGAATTTCGGAGATTTTATTTATTATAAATTTTCGCAGGCCAGGCTTACATCAGCAGTATTTCAGGTAGCCGAACATGAGTCTAATGTTTCCCAGACGCTGATGATTTCCATAGGACAGCACCCGTTTGTCTTTATCTGGTATGTTATTTTAATGGCCCTGTGGGTATTTTTATATAAAAAGATAAAAATAGAAGAAAGGAAACCTGTGCAGCTGATTCCGTACTTTATTTTTTCCATACTTACCTTATGCATCACAACAGTATTGGTGGTAGGAGGGATCCGTGGAGATTTTAAACACAGTACAAGACCTATCAATATGGTGGATGCTACCCGGTTTGTAGCTAATCCTCTGCAAGGAAATGTCGTTCTTAATAGTACTTTTTCATTCTTCAGAACTTTAAATACCAATAATTTTAAGGAAGTTCATTTCGTTGATGAAAAATATATTGATGAAAATGTCCAACCTTATAAAGTATATGATCGCAAAGTTGAAAACCGTCCCAACATTGTTATTTTCATTGTAGAATCTTTCGGAAGAGAATATTCCGGAGCCTTTAATAAAGAGAAAAATATTAAAGACTATGTTTCCTATACTCCGTTTATGGATAGTCTGGCCGGCCAGAGTCTTATTTTTCCTAACGCATTTGCCAATGGGAGACAATCTATCCACGGCATGAGCAGTGTGTTGGCAGGGATTCCCAGTCTTACAGATGCTTTTACGGGTTCACCATATTCTAACCAGAAAATACAGTCTATAGTTTCTGTTTGTAATGATCTTGGGTACGATACCTCTTTTTACCATGGCGCACCCAATGGTTCTATGGGATTTCTGGGATTCGGTAATATCTTAGGATTTAAGCATTATTTTGGAAAAACAGAATACAATCACGATGAGGATTTTGATGGAATGTGGGCAATATGGGATGAACCCTTTCTTCAGTATTTTGCCAAAAATGTAGGAAAGAAGCAGCCTTTTATGACCACTGTCTTTACCGCTTCTTCACACCACCCTTTTAAAATTCCTGAGAAATATAATGATAAGTTTAAAAAAGGGAAAATAGAAATGCATGAACCGATACAATATACGGATTATGCCATTAAAAAATATTTTGAAACGGCTAAAAAAGAACCTTGGTTCCACAATACAATCTTCGTGTTTACAGGAGATCATACCAATCAGATTTATTATCCTGAATATGAAAAAGCAATGAACCGGTTTGCCGTTCCATTGATATTCTATTCCCCTAATCCGGATTATCAGTTAAAAGGAGTAAACCCTGAAATGGCACAACAAACAGATATTTATCCTACTTTGGCAGATCTTATCGGATACAATAAACCCATAAGAAGCTGGGGACGAAGTCTGGTAAGTGATAAGGATTATTCTTCTATTATTGTGAACTCTGACGGAAGCACAGAACAGTTTATGATCGGGAATTATATCTATCGTTTTGACGGTAAAGATATCGTAGGGGTATATGATAAAGCTGATTTAGGACTTGAAAAGAACCTGATCAAGGAGCTTAAAACTCCGGAAGTAGAAAAAGGAAAGCAAACTGCAAAAGCCTGGTATCAGGATTATATGAACAGGGTGATTAACAGAAAGCTGAATTAA